Within the Helicobacter sp. MIT 21-1697 genome, the region AAAGAATGCTTAAGTCATAATGAGTGCCTATTACTCCAAGTAGAGCAAGTAATGTATTGAAAATATGCGGAGAATATTCAGTTAGCGGTATTCTTAACCACTCTATAAACAATAAGCCCTCGCTTGAGAATATATTTGCTAATATCCCAAGAGTGATAAAAATATATTCAAAATATGCGATATTGCGTTTGAGAATCTGCCCACCTAGATATGCGAAAATAAGCCCACTTAGCACCCATATTACAAAGGGCATACCGCTTAAATCAGTTGCACCTATGGCACATAAAATACTATAAAGCAATAAAAGATAATCAAGGCTTCTTGCTTTCGCCCATTGTGCGCTGATATATTTGCACACATAGCTATATGCAAAAATGCCCATTGCAAACCATACGCAATATACATATAATGTGTCTTTGCCATTTGCATACATCATTATGCTAAAGCCGCATACAACCACAAATTGTAGCCACAGATACATTATTTTAGCTTTGCTTAGTAAAAGATAAGCAGAGATTGCTCCAAAAAACATTATGCTAAAAATTACAAAAGGTGTGTGTTCTCGCATTATGCAAAAAAGCAATACTATAAAAGCAAAGCTTGCTATCAAGGGCAGATGTAGCGCAAATAGGCTAAGTTGCTTTTGTAATGAGCGCATACAAGGCACAAGTAAGCTCAATATGCAAAGTGCAGCTAAAAAAGCATATTCTAGCCAATCTAAAGCTACGCCCATATCCTCTCGGTTGATGAGGAAAAATATAAAGAGCAAAGGGCAGAGCGCACTAAAGCCCACAAAAACAAGGAATAAATACGAATCTTTAGGCAAAGAAAACTTTGCGAGTAAAATTATATTGCTTATAAACATACCACCACAGAGGATAAAGAAAATTAGCGGAGCAGAATTTATAAAAGCAAAAAACATCAAAAAATGACACATATATAAAAACATAAGGGCATTTGCAAGGGTTATTAAATAGAGAATCTGCACTTGAGAAGACGCATATCTAAGCGTACAATAGAGACTTATCGCATAAAACATACCCAAATAGCTAAAAACAAAAATAGCATTATAAGCACCGCTTGAGAGTAAAAGAGGCGTGGCAAAGCCACCAAGTAGCCCAAAAATGCCAATAACTATGCCAAAACGCACACTTAAGACTAAGCCTACAAGTGCTATAAAGCTTAAAACTACAAGAGTAAAGAAATCGCCAAAGAATCCATAAACCTTAAAGCCTCCATAAAAACTAAAAAAGAGCACTACAAGCGCAGAACCAACGAGGGTTTGAGCGATTGTTTGTAGTGTTTTTGTCGTAGAGGAATTTAAAGTAGAAGTATTAAGGGGTATTGAGGGCTGTATTTTTGCAATGCGTTTAAAATACAGGGTGCAAAGGTTGTAGATTCTATAAAAAATACTGCGATGATGAGCAACGTGCAAAGATATACCACTTACAAAAAGTATCCCTCCAAAGCCTATACACAGACTTATGCGCACCACAGGGGTAAGCAAATTATGCTCT harbors:
- a CDS encoding DUF2339 domain-containing protein, which produces MELFILLFILLSILVVCGSIAGLIAYFSTKRLQEHLNTLNTQIIALKFALNKDKQSEVLQKKNQISENGESTPIPQVFSQSSIHLNNPTTKPSHTQENSKFALSEDSNPKATSKTMQSTQSQALKQKDFFDFEWLFTQKVMVFLAGIFFIFAAFFLIRYSLEHNLLTPVVRISLCIGFGGILFVSGISLHVAHHRSIFYRIYNLCTLYFKRIAKIQPSIPLNTSTLNSSTTKTLQTIAQTLVGSALVVLFFSFYGGFKVYGFFGDFFTLVVLSFIALVGLVLSVRFGIVIGIFGLLGGFATPLLLSSGAYNAIFVFSYLGMFYAISLYCTLRYASSQVQILYLITLANALMFLYMCHFLMFFAFINSAPLIFFILCGGMFISNIILLAKFSLPKDSYLFLVFVGFSALCPLLFIFFLINREDMGVALDWLEYAFLAALCILSLLVPCMRSLQKQLSLFALHLPLIASFAFIVLLFCIMREHTPFVIFSIMFFGAISAYLLLSKAKIMYLWLQFVVVCGFSIMMYANGKDTLYVYCVWFAMGIFAYSYVCKYISAQWAKARSLDYLLLLYSILCAIGATDLSGMPFVIWVLSGLIFAYLGGQILKRNIAYFEYIFITLGILANIFSSEGLLFIEWLRIPLTEYSPHIFNTLLALLGVIGTHYDLSILLLSFGSCAVLLFILRHKTYTFHTLVNITLLSICCISVILMIQKPISINLFRENHHIPYPLGTLCIGFLALIMGKYMYVINTLSTKAQSAYVFVLSFLGVKFYYDVIIFGIFAYNPLIVFLPHWNLDDMTLFLVGLIACLLIAWHFQSILRYFQDSAYYRLKVILYANYSLVFILGLIALLFSVAYGFYFYEILTQPNGADLNWHFWHRSALQDYTYSVSLVLCGVILLYFCIKKNMKIFRIYSLLLFILAALKVFLLDTSSFSGIAKIVLFIFMGIIFLALSYIYSRYMGKEETKAQ